A genomic region of Aureimonas populi contains the following coding sequences:
- a CDS encoding 5-oxoprolinase subunit B family protein: MVRYTFGGDEHLFVEVAEEMSLDAFFKSLSMTRILAGKRIEGVTEICPANASFQVRFDPDVIAPDAILETVRAIEAEAEGAEPVIDTRLIEVPVFYRDPWTHETLMRFRERHQDPSGTDLEYAARINGYDSVDDFIGAHSGSPWFVSMVGFVAGLPFMYQMVERERQLQVPKYLRPRTDTPKHTVGYGGCFSCIYSVRGAGGYQMFGITPMPIFDPQEKAAHLSDFMVFFRPGDIVKFRSVDREEYDRIVAEVEENRFRPLMREVRFDLRAFNTDIAGYNAGLEAVIHGV, from the coding sequence ATGGTGCGATACACGTTCGGCGGCGACGAGCACCTCTTCGTGGAGGTTGCCGAGGAGATGTCACTCGACGCCTTCTTCAAGAGCCTGTCCATGACGCGCATTCTCGCCGGGAAAAGGATCGAGGGTGTCACGGAGATCTGCCCGGCCAACGCTTCCTTCCAGGTGCGCTTCGACCCGGACGTGATCGCGCCGGATGCGATCCTGGAAACGGTGCGCGCGATCGAGGCGGAGGCAGAAGGAGCCGAGCCGGTCATCGACACGCGCCTCATCGAGGTGCCCGTCTTCTACCGCGACCCGTGGACGCACGAGACGCTGATGCGCTTCCGCGAACGGCACCAGGACCCATCGGGCACCGATCTTGAATATGCCGCGCGCATCAACGGCTACGACAGCGTGGACGACTTCATCGGCGCTCATTCGGGCTCGCCCTGGTTCGTCTCGATGGTTGGCTTCGTGGCGGGCCTGCCTTTCATGTACCAGATGGTGGAGCGCGAGCGGCAGCTTCAGGTGCCGAAGTATCTGCGCCCACGCACTGACACGCCCAAGCACACGGTTGGCTACGGAGGATGCTTCTCCTGCATCTATTCGGTGCGCGGGGCAGGAGGCTACCAGATGTTCGGCATCACGCCGATGCCGATCTTCGATCCGCAGGAGAAGGCCGCGCATCTCTCCGACTTCATGGTCTTCTTCCGACCGGGAGACATCGTGAAGTTCCGCTCGGTCGATCGCGAGGAGTATGACCGGATCGTCGCCGAGGTGGAAGAAAACCGCTTCCGCCCCCTTATGCGCGAGGTGCGCTTCGATCTTCGCGCATTCAACACAGATATCGCGGGTTACAACGCTGGTCTGGAGGCCGTAATTCATGGCGTTTGA
- a CDS encoding biotin-dependent carboxyltransferase family protein: MAFEVLHPGIQTSVQDLGRPGYFHLGIPLSGAMDRFALRAANLLVGNEEGAGALEAVFVGPKLAFRAETVIAVTGAEMPLRIDGKEHPGWTAIPVKAGQVLSFDYLKAGARIIIAFAGGIDVPEQLGSRSTYAIGALGGFKGRPLAAGDVVPLGEPSVVAVGPGVDEDMRRSMGAEASLRVLPGLYEHRLTSTALDRFFEETWKVAPEADRMGYRFRGGSPVEFVEREPPFGAGSDPSNIVDSCYPYGSIQVPSGTEPIVLHRDAVSGGGYFMLGTVISADMDLIGQLQPNTKTRFLRVSMEEALAARAAEAGRLDRLRAAFRPR, encoded by the coding sequence ATGGCGTTTGAGGTTCTCCACCCCGGTATTCAGACAAGCGTGCAGGATCTGGGGCGGCCGGGCTACTTTCATCTCGGCATCCCGCTCTCCGGCGCCATGGACCGCTTCGCGCTACGTGCTGCCAACCTTCTCGTCGGCAACGAGGAGGGCGCGGGCGCGCTGGAGGCCGTCTTCGTCGGCCCCAAGCTTGCCTTTCGCGCCGAGACGGTGATCGCCGTGACGGGCGCCGAGATGCCGCTGCGCATCGACGGCAAGGAGCATCCCGGTTGGACCGCGATCCCGGTCAAGGCGGGGCAGGTGCTCTCCTTTGATTATCTGAAGGCGGGCGCGCGCATCATCATCGCCTTTGCCGGCGGCATCGATGTTCCCGAGCAACTGGGCAGCCGCTCGACCTATGCCATCGGCGCGCTCGGTGGCTTCAAGGGCCGCCCGCTCGCGGCTGGTGACGTGGTGCCGCTCGGGGAGCCCAGCGTCGTGGCGGTGGGGCCAGGTGTCGATGAGGATATGCGCCGGTCGATGGGCGCGGAGGCGAGCCTTCGCGTCCTGCCCGGCCTCTACGAGCACCGCCTGACGTCCACCGCGCTGGACCGCTTCTTCGAGGAGACATGGAAAGTGGCGCCCGAGGCGGACCGGATGGGTTACCGCTTCCGGGGCGGCAGCCCGGTGGAGTTCGTGGAGCGCGAGCCGCCCTTCGGCGCGGGCTCGGACCCTTCCAACATCGTGGACAGCTGCTACCCCTACGGCTCCATCCAGGTGCCGAGCGGCACGGAGCCCATCGTACTCCACCGCGACGCGGTGTCAGGCGGCGGCTATTTCATGCTCGGCACGGTGATCTCGGCCGACATGGACCTCATCGGGCAGCTCCAGCCGAACACGAAGACGCGCTTTCTGCGCGTGAGCATGGAAGAAGCGCTGGCCGCGCGTGCCGCGGAGGCAGGACGCCTTGATCGCCTTCGCGCCGCGTTCAGGCCGCGATGA
- a CDS encoding ABC transporter ATP-binding protein: MLTLTSVSKSFGDMVALNGLSLSLPHDRYVSLLGASGSGKTTLLRIIAGFDEPDSGTLSLDGRRLDGTPPHERGIGFVFQNFALFPHLTVEQNIAFGLRYRAKGRLESRDEIAGRVADMVRLVGLEGLEKRKVMAVSGGQRQRVALARTLVTEPGFVLLDEPLGALDANLRERMCDELRAIRERLKVTFFHVTGSESEALMMGETVAVLSRGVIAQSGPASALFETPADAEVARHLAAYNILKGRAEGGRFVFPAASFPLPGGVAVPSGAPIEVALRFDRIRVLPAASGAEGIPARFVASEFTGASTLSFFRTGDGALLQVVAPVGTALPEPYAEGEPYLLAFDSDLAIPFLERAA, translated from the coding sequence GTGCTCACGCTGACGTCCGTCTCCAAGAGTTTCGGCGACATGGTGGCCCTCAACGGGCTGAGCCTCTCCCTGCCGCACGACCGGTACGTTTCGCTGCTCGGCGCCAGTGGCAGCGGCAAGACCACTCTCCTTCGCATCATTGCCGGCTTCGACGAACCCGATTCCGGCACGCTCAGTCTTGACGGGCGAAGGCTCGACGGCACGCCGCCGCACGAGCGCGGTATCGGCTTCGTGTTCCAGAACTTCGCTCTCTTCCCTCACCTCACCGTCGAGCAGAACATCGCCTTCGGCCTGCGCTACCGGGCGAAGGGGCGCCTGGAGAGCAGGGACGAGATCGCCGGGCGCGTGGCTGATATGGTGCGCCTCGTGGGGCTGGAGGGGCTGGAGAAGCGTAAGGTGATGGCTGTCTCCGGCGGCCAGCGCCAGCGCGTGGCGCTCGCCCGCACCCTCGTCACCGAGCCCGGCTTCGTGCTTCTGGACGAGCCGCTCGGCGCGCTTGACGCCAATCTTCGCGAGCGCATGTGCGATGAATTGCGCGCCATCCGCGAGCGGCTGAAGGTCACCTTCTTCCACGTCACCGGCAGCGAGAGCGAAGCGCTGATGATGGGCGAAACGGTCGCCGTCCTCTCGCGCGGCGTCATCGCCCAGTCCGGCCCGGCGTCCGCACTCTTCGAGACCCCGGCCGACGCCGAGGTGGCGCGCCACCTGGCCGCCTACAACATCCTGAAAGGCCGCGCCGAGGGCGGGCGTTTCGTCTTCCCCGCCGCGAGCTTCCCGTTGCCGGGCGGTGTCGCGGTGCCCTCCGGTGCGCCGATCGAGGTGGCGCTGCGCTTCGACCGCATCCGTGTCCTGCCGGCCGCTTCAGGCGCAGAAGGCATCCCCGCGCGGTTCGTGGCGAGCGAGTTCACGGGCGCCTCGACGCTCTCCTTCTTCCGCACGGGGGACGGCGCGCTTCTACAGGTGGTCGCACCCGTGGGTACCGCGCTGCCCGAGCCCTATGCCGAGGGCGAGCCGTATCTCCTCGCCTTCGATTCCGACCTTGCCATCCCGTTTCTCGAAAGGGCTGCCTGA
- a CDS encoding ABC transporter permease — translation MELVQNGAGRAAGERRAGSPAAARERAERRRALLLVSPGVLWMALFMVLPLAMVVYVSFWTQTTFTVEPTLTTESWARFLTSPTYISAAWTTVRIWAIVLVSTLLVGYPVALFIGLMVRNQTLQTALLVLCVIPFWTSFLIRVIAWRPMLGTEGAINSILLKIGVIDAPITSLLFSEFAVLVGMTQIYCVFMVGPITFMLARIEPSIIEAARDLGAGFGRIFWRIILPLSLPGVVVGAIFVSVMVLGEFATAAALSGRTVNLLGNIIVSQVGSLRWAFASVAGVVLTLVIAVVVSLLLRVVSLRKEV, via the coding sequence ATGGAACTCGTCCAGAACGGCGCAGGCCGCGCCGCAGGCGAAAGGCGAGCCGGCTCGCCCGCCGCCGCGCGCGAGCGCGCCGAGCGGCGCCGGGCGCTTCTTCTCGTCTCGCCCGGCGTCCTGTGGATGGCGCTCTTCATGGTGCTGCCGCTGGCCATGGTGGTCTACGTCTCCTTCTGGACGCAGACCACCTTCACGGTGGAGCCGACGCTGACGACGGAGAGCTGGGCGCGCTTCCTGACGAGCCCCACCTACATCTCCGCCGCATGGACCACGGTGCGCATCTGGGCCATCGTGCTCGTCTCGACGCTTCTCGTCGGCTACCCGGTGGCGCTCTTCATCGGGCTGATGGTGCGCAACCAGACGCTCCAGACCGCGCTGCTCGTGCTGTGCGTCATCCCGTTCTGGACCTCCTTTCTCATCCGCGTCATCGCATGGCGCCCGATGCTGGGCACTGAAGGGGCGATCAACTCGATCCTCCTCAAGATCGGCGTCATCGACGCGCCGATCACCTCGCTGCTCTTCTCCGAATTCGCCGTGCTCGTCGGCATGACGCAGATTTACTGCGTCTTCATGGTCGGGCCGATCACCTTCATGCTCGCGCGCATCGAGCCCAGTATCATCGAGGCCGCGCGCGACCTCGGCGCCGGCTTCGGGCGCATCTTCTGGCGCATCATCCTGCCCCTGTCGCTGCCGGGCGTGGTGGTGGGGGCGATCTTCGTCTCCGTCATGGTGCTCGGCGAGTTCGCCACCGCCGCCGCGCTGTCGGGCCGCACGGTCAACCTGCTCGGCAACATCATCGTCAGCCAGGTCGGCTCGCTGCGCTGGGCCTTCGCCTCGGTGGCGGGCGTGGTGCTGACCCTCGTCATCGCGGTGGTGGTGTCGCTGCTCCTGCGGGTCGTCAGCCTGCGCAAGGAGGTCTGA
- a CDS encoding GntR family transcriptional regulator, whose translation MSRLPQTTERLPLFRSAAETIRLNIDEGTLSPGLVLLEGPIARLLNISRSSVKRALALLEADGLVSRFDGRGYLVGPPGHPLAPVRADLDALDLVIDEPGAEGHARPSWKRVHDRLEGDIASCLVFGRYRIVENDLADHFKVSRTMIRDVLGRLQERGMVAKNSTSRWFTVPLTARSIRDKFELRVILEGAALRAAAPFVDRLALRALCSRMEAAERTVTTPEAWFDLVESFASLAILPAPNGDVRRLVASNRKMLRASQRALFALGLPADTSSIRELRMISELILADSEAGAARMLETHLAKACERTIAQLKIVAVLPHPGHLAPYLIAA comes from the coding sequence ATGAGTCGCCTGCCGCAGACAACGGAACGCCTTCCCCTCTTCCGCTCGGCAGCCGAGACCATCCGCCTCAACATCGACGAGGGTACGCTCTCGCCCGGGTTGGTGTTGCTGGAGGGCCCGATCGCGCGCCTCCTCAACATCTCCCGAAGCTCTGTGAAGCGGGCACTGGCGCTTCTTGAGGCGGACGGCCTCGTCAGCCGCTTTGACGGGCGCGGCTATCTCGTCGGCCCGCCCGGCCACCCGCTCGCCCCCGTGCGTGCCGATCTCGACGCGCTCGACCTCGTGATCGACGAGCCAGGGGCCGAAGGGCACGCGCGCCCAAGCTGGAAGCGCGTCCACGACCGGCTGGAGGGCGACATCGCTTCCTGCCTCGTCTTCGGCCGCTACCGCATCGTAGAGAACGACCTCGCGGACCATTTCAAGGTGAGCCGCACCATGATCCGCGACGTGCTCGGCCGCCTTCAGGAACGGGGTATGGTAGCGAAGAACTCCACCTCGCGCTGGTTCACCGTGCCGCTCACCGCCCGCTCGATTCGCGACAAGTTCGAGCTGCGCGTCATCCTGGAGGGCGCGGCCCTGCGCGCGGCCGCCCCGTTCGTGGATCGCCTCGCCCTGCGCGCGCTCTGCTCGCGCATGGAGGCCGCCGAGAGAACAGTGACGACGCCGGAAGCCTGGTTCGACCTCGTGGAGAGCTTCGCCAGCCTCGCCATCCTTCCCGCCCCCAACGGCGACGTACGCCGGCTGGTCGCAAGCAACCGCAAGATGCTGCGCGCCTCGCAACGGGCGCTCTTCGCGCTCGGTCTTCCGGCCGACACCTCCTCCATCCGCGAATTGAGGATGATCTCCGAACTCATCCTCGCCGACTCGGAGGCGGGCGCGGCCCGGATGCTCGAGACGCATCTTGCCAAGGCGTGTGAGCGCACCATCGCCCAGCTCAAGATCGTAGCCGTGCTTCCCCACCCCGGCCATCTCGCGCCCTACCTCATCGCGGCCTGA